From the genome of Rhodohalobacter sp. SW132:
TCTGGCGACCAACTCAAATCCCATACAGGTTTATCCGTTATCCGCTCCTGACTATCTCCATTATCTTTTAAAATGTAAATTCCTAAGTCAGTAGACACAGCTATCTTGCTCCCATTTGGTGACCAGGCAAATTTATTGGCATATTCATTACCTGAAAAATTTGTCACTTGACTTAATTCTTTCCCATCCGGTGTGATTGTATATAAGTTGGTTTTCCAATTTTGGTGTGATTTGTACAGAATTCTTTTCCCGTCAGGAGACCAAACCGGATTTTCGGACCCATAATATGACTCTTCATCTACATCGGAAGGCCTTTGGGTAAGCTGTATTTTATTGCTCCCATCCGTGTTCATCAGGTAAATATCTTTGACGTTGTTTGATGAATTTCTAATATCAAAAGCAATTTTGTACTCCCCTTTATCTTTTGATTGAAAGGGATTATCGCATCCTGAAAAAATGAGTAGTAAAGGCAAGATGAATATTCCTGATGCTTTTTTTATAGTATCCAGTTTCATAAGAATCCCCCTTATATTTGATCAGATAAGGTTTTAAAGGTTATTTATCCTAAGAAAAGAGTGTTGGTACTCACTGAATATTTACTTCTCTCACTCACTCATTCACACTCTCCATTCCTTTTTTGGAAGAATTACGGCTGTTCATCGTTAAAGCCTTTTTAAATAACTAAAAAAGGAAAAAGAAGCAATTACCTGAAATATTGCCATATAACAGTACGTGTTTTTAGTTCCGGTTTGATAAAGCTTTTTATTTGATGGGTACGGGAGCCCAGGCAACAGTTCCATTTATAGTAGGACAATATCAAACAGAGATTCATCTTATTCGTCTTGTGCATTTTCCATGGTAGAAAAACAGGTGTATTGCATTACTATTAGTGTTTCAAAGTCCGGCGGCGACACTTCCAGAAGCTCATGTCGTTCGTACTCTGGTAGGTCTAAAGTCCGCGGACTCTGCCAGGAACCTCTCTTCCGTTCGGCACTCTGGCAGGTCCTTTAAACCTATTTCACCAACACCATCTGGCGGGTTTGAACAGCGTCCCCGGTTGTGAGGCGATAAACATAAACACCGCTGGAGAGACCAGAGGCATCGAATGTAGCCTGGTGGTGGCCTGACTGAACCGTTCCATCCACTAAAACGGCTACGCGTCGGCCGAGCATGTCAAATACTTCAAGGCGCACATCACTTTGAACCGGAAGCTGGTATCCGATTACCGTCACCGGGTTAAACGGGTTGGGGTAGTTTTGGTCGAGCTGCAATTCCCGGGGCAGTTCCGTTTTCGGTTCGATGTCGGTCGATGTTTCG
Proteins encoded in this window:
- a CDS encoding PD40 domain-containing protein; the encoded protein is MKLDTIKKASGIFILPLLLIFSGCDNPFQSKDKGEYKIAFDIRNSSNNVKDIYLMNTDGSNKIQLTQRPSDVDEESYYGSENPVWSPDGKRILYKSHQNWKTNLYTITPDGKELSQVTNFSGNEYANKFAWSPNGSKIAVSTDLGIYILKDNGDSQERITDKPVWDLSWSPDGSRISFTTIVQSDDSTSNMGVINVINADGSNLRELTAKEKNGRFPSWVPGSNEIVWTGGDWANEKSITIMNANGEDQQELTSEYLPTALAVSPDGNRIAFHHYVRLYVHDLYVVDIAGKGLKN